The Mytilus edulis chromosome 5, xbMytEdul2.2, whole genome shotgun sequence genomic interval ATGTTGTGAGAAAGCAAGGAATTCCATATCAAGAAGCTGTTATCCTCACAAACCAAGTTATAAAAGAATGTGAACATATTTGGTATCAGGACTCAAAAACTCTCAACAAAGATATCAAAgaattttttcaacttttaaaaaatgctGGTATGAAAATTGCTGTTTCAGCTGCAGACGAAAGAGATAATGTCTTCAAAGAATTTCAAAACTTAGGGGTTATGAATTATATAGATTTCCTTCTATGTGATGGTGATCCTCATGCTATTACTCCACTTGGTAGACATAATATAGAGTTTATATGTGAGCAATTAGATATTGATCCATCTGAAACCGTTCTTGTTGGTGATGCTACAGCCGATTTTATAAATGTGGACACTACAAAATGTATTGGTGTTTTAACTGGTGTAGCATCAAAGCAACAGTTAGAAGATCATACTGATATTATCGTAGAATCTGTTGATGACGTACTTGACCATGTCATTGGTACATCACCGTCTCTTCCTCCTCAATCACCTAGGCAACCATCACGTCAATCTGCTCCAATGTCTATGGCTGGTGGGCCTTTTTCTACAATCAAAAGATCGTTTTCTACCAGTACTTCCAGACATTACAGTACAAAATCTGACATAAGTAGCGTTCACGATTATGTTATCGTAGGAGCTGGGTCTGCTGGCTGTGTTTTAGCCAATCGATTGTCAGCTAATGAAGAGAACAAAGTATTGGTTCTGGAAGCTGGACCAAAAGATTACACATGGAAAATACACATGCCTGCAGCATTGATGTATAACCTGTGTGATGATAATTATAATTGGTACTATCATACAGAGCCAGAAAAAGGAATGAATGATCGTGTAATGTACTGGCCAAGAGGAAGAGTATGGGGAGGATCATCGTCTTTGAATGCCATGGTGTACATCAGGGGGAATGCATTAGATTATGACGGTTGGGAAAAGTTAGGCGCTACTTCTTGGTCTTATGCGGACTGCCTACCATATTTCAGGAAAGCTCAGTGTCATGAATTAGGAGAAAACGATTATAGAGGTGGCAGTGGTCCATTACATGTGTCTAGGGGAAAGAACAAAAATCCACTATTCCAAGCTTTTATAGATGCTGGGGTAGAAGCTGGTTACCCTTTCACTGATGATATGAATGGGTACCAGCAGGAAGGACTTGGATGGATGGATATGACAATTCATAAAGGATTACGTTGGAGTGCAGCATCGGCATATCTACGTCctgcaaataaaagaaacaatttgacaGCAGAAGTTAAAGCATTAACCAATAGAATTATTTTTGACAATAATCGTGCAGTAGGGGTGGAATATGAACAAGGTGGTGTTGTGAAAAGAGCAATGGCAAACAAGGAAGTAATATTAAGTGGTGGAGCGATAAATTCACCACAGCTTTTGATGTTATCTGGAATAGGAAATGCAGATGACTTAAAGAAACTGAACATACCAGTGGTACAGAATTTACCTGGCGTTGGAGAAAACCTGCAGGATCATTTAGAAGTCTATGTACAATATGAACTTACTCAGCCTTTATCTTTATATAAAGCACAATGGAAATTTCCTCACAACATGATCCGCATAGGTCTACAATGGTTTGCAACACAAAAAGGAGATGGTGCATCAGCACATTTAGAGTCTGGAGGATTTATAAGAAGTAGAGCAGGAGTAGAGTTTCCAGATATTCAATTCCATTTCTTACCTTCTACAGTAAATGACCATGGAAGGAAAATGGGGGACAGACATGCATGTCAGGTTCATGTCGGAACATTAAGACCAACAAGTCGAGGTCACATAAAACTGAAAAGTAATAATCCAAGAGATCACCCAAAACTTGTTGCCAATTATATGTCAACTCAGGATGATATTGAAGATATGAGAAACAGTGTAAGATTGGCTAGGGAAATATTCCAACAGAAAGCTTTCCAACCTTACGTAGGACCAGAACTTAATCCAGGATCGAAAGTTCAGTCTGATGCTGAAATAGATGAGTATGTTCGTAGAATGGGGGATAGTGCATATCATCCATCATGTACGTGTAAAATGGGATCACCTTCAGATACAATGACAGTGGTTGATCCAGAAACCAAAGTTCTAGGTATAGAAGGATTAAGAGTTGTAGATGCTTCTATTATGCCTGCAATGGTTAGTGGAAATTTAAATGGACCAACAATTATGGTTGCTGAGAAAGCAGCAGACATTATCCTTGGGAACAAACCTTTACCAAAATCTAACGCTCCAGTGTATCGAACGAAAACTTTAGAAACACAAaggtaaaaatgtttcaaaagtttTCATTAATTTATACATGTTGTATGAAAGACTTCAAGGTTGAAAGAAGTTCCCTATAGCACTAGCTAATGTGGTTCTGAACAAATGGCCAATACATTTACTTACTTATTTttgttatgcccctttgaacaaATGGTATATATATGAACACTGTGTAACCTTTGTCTGTCCTAGacctttaaaataagaaagctgtccaatttttttgttgttataccttgacatttattaatttttactaCATTTCTTTAACTATGGTGTTTTACGTTTGAAGTATAATGTGCATTCCCCCCCTGATAAAATGCCTTTTCAAAATTACAGGCATTGGTTtgtaaattttatgaattttatcgTATAATGATGACAATGATGTCTCAAAGATCACATTTGCATGTCAATCCATATGAACAACTATCTACTTAATTAAAGTgtgatgtttatttaaaaaaccGTGAACACAATTTTGCCAGTGTATTGTCCTGAGTACACCTCAGCTTTCATATATTTTAGACATAAACAACAGTAAGGCAGGGGTATTTTTTGTTGTATCAACATTTTATTAGTATGTTATGTTAATGTTTAATTGAGAAACTTGTTTAACAAGTATCGTAAATATTTATGTCTTAGTTTGTTACAAGTTTTTAGATGGATAATCATTGTTTGGAATTTGTAATAGTAAACCAATTGTTCTAATGTTTCAAATCAATGACATTGTACTGGATATTCTGatattaatttcataaataaatgctcttaaattgttttgattttatacAAAAAACATGTTGTACTTTTAGTCTTTCTCAATTtattaaaaggcaataactctgCAATGCAGTACCAAATTTCAAATATTCTACCACAAATTGGTAATAAACACGgacttgaaaaatattttatagaattattataaaaattacaaaaaatagtgAACCTATTCTCTTTTGAAATTTTATACCCTTTTGATGCTTGAAGACAATTATTAGAAAGTATAAGATTAAGAGaacaatgaaatttaaaatagcacaaaaaataagctaaaaccgtcttttaaggtggtacctaacactacagggagataactctgtaaaatcagctaaacatttaattacattgtgttgttaagggaatatcaagcttctcaatgatcaaaataagtgtttgtcaaactgctatataaccagtgtaatttttctgataaaacggttggttcaaattttttgaaatttttatatttttgtaaaagtaaatacttgtcaaaattttaagaaaattaaacgagccaaattaattttagttaaagtgttgggtaccaccttaaacattacatatatataaaggaTATCTGAAATCCAACAATTTTTTTGAGACATGAAATTTTGTGATTATGTGTATCtcagcatatttattttttgtgtaaaatgtatgtaaaagtaTGGCAATTTATTTTACTGTGATATATTATTTCATAGTGAAGATATGACAATCATGAATGGCACTCTCAAATCTTCAAATTACACGTCTATtaacgatataaaaaaaaatttacaaacagTGTAACAATTATTTTGTTGGTGGATACCTCAGAGTTGTTTTATCTTTACAAAGCTATActgtaacttataaaatataaaaattgtttctttaACAGTTCATGCATTAAAATATATACCACTAGACAAACAAAACTCGATCTTTAACTTGAACAGATAAAATGCCTTTAAAATGCAGTAgacatttatgaaatataaaaagttgtttttattttttagttgtttCATTGTATATGGTTAGAAATAGAAGAGTTAAgattatttgtattgtttaaagaATGTTTCTAAatgataaatgtttttgttttcacatGAGATAACATTACAGGGTATTGTtgcttttgtatttaaaatttgtagTTTTCAAGAATACATGACCACACAAATGTGCAATGGAGGGAATCAATacttaatttaataaatatagaatTATGTTAGCAtgcttttatataatttataatcctataaaaaagaagacgtggtatgagtgccaatgagacaactcttcactcTAATCATAGTTAAACTGGAATTTAAAATAACAGTATGCTGGGGAAGACATGTAACCAATGGTAACTCAATGATACTTTATATACAGTTGTATTAGCGTGGAACATCTTTGCATGGAGATTATTTTATCCAAAACCTCAGTCATGTTCCATCGACTTTCAACATTTGCACAGTTTAAATGTTTACTTATTTGATTATGTCAGTTAAGGAGAACAATAAATGATTGGCCAAAGGTATTTGGTATGAAGTTGTATAATATTGgtacatttatctattttttaaggAGATATTTTAGAAGAAATGTGATTGAGAGACAAATACTGAAAATGGTTAAAATAAATAAGGTCAAAAAGGTCATAGCTGTGTAAAATGGTAGTCCATTGCAACATCCTTACTCTGCATGGTACTTGTTATAAAGTTACCGTTATTTCATCTTGCTGAAATCACCATCAGTTTTTGGTAAGTTCATGTTGCTCAGCTTTGGTTTCTTGTGTGGTTCAAATTGGTCATGAGAAAGGAGgagataaaaatgtaaattgcaTAACAATTAGAGGGCAAAGAGCAAGGTTAGAAAAAGCAGATTTATTTACATGCCAAACACCTATGTACATCTTAATATCActcaataaaccaaatatagtgACATATAGCACATCAGATAAGGACCAATTTACACAATGTCAACATCAACCAGTGAATCAT includes:
- the LOC139522839 gene encoding uncharacterized protein produces the protein MAQIGVRRFRDLRRLEKCGKQLLTRTSRLKPKDQHHNLLPCRTVSGSNQYRNRSQTMKSVTPTHNKKVQLVIFDKDGTLICFHSMWAPWSRKLAAKLETATGLNIEDKIFETLGFCSETETIQPGLLAEATTSIIKDELAKMLINEGVDEDEARGILDQNWEEGENKNPKHLKSVGDLKTLFEILKKNDIKIAVCTADNREGSLAGLAELGLKDYIDVLICGDDPHTEAKPAPHNAWKICKELGVDPKQTVMVGDTQTDILMSKRANLGLTVGVLSGVGGTSDLLPGADHVITDIQDLLPLVMPYEDWKDCYVYKTDERVLVEPHHYDEQITKKVTTNGKRKFSLVVFDFHGTLICLHTKSSKWTKAICKRFEEKTGLKIGPLIADTLGYCEMTKKVSEGVLSEGTWYEIKKSMVDVVRKQGIPYQEAVILTNQVIKECEHIWYQDSKTLNKDIKEFFQLLKNAGMKIAVSAADERDNVFKEFQNLGVMNYIDFLLCDGDPHAITPLGRHNIEFICEQLDIDPSETVLVGDATADFINVDTTKCIGVLTGVASKQQLEDHTDIIVESVDDVLDHVIGTSPSLPPQSPRQPSRQSAPMSMAGGPFSTIKRSFSTSTSRHYSTKSDISSVHDYVIVGAGSAGCVLANRLSANEENKVLVLEAGPKDYTWKIHMPAALMYNLCDDNYNWYYHTEPEKGMNDRVMYWPRGRVWGGSSSLNAMVYIRGNALDYDGWEKLGATSWSYADCLPYFRKAQCHELGENDYRGGSGPLHVSRGKNKNPLFQAFIDAGVEAGYPFTDDMNGYQQEGLGWMDMTIHKGLRWSAASAYLRPANKRNNLTAEVKALTNRIIFDNNRAVGVEYEQGGVVKRAMANKEVILSGGAINSPQLLMLSGIGNADDLKKLNIPVVQNLPGVGENLQDHLEVYVQYELTQPLSLYKAQWKFPHNMIRIGLQWFATQKGDGASAHLESGGFIRSRAGVEFPDIQFHFLPSTVNDHGRKMGDRHACQVHVGTLRPTSRGHIKLKSNNPRDHPKLVANYMSTQDDIEDMRNSVRLAREIFQQKAFQPYVGPELNPGSKVQSDAEIDEYVRRMGDSAYHPSCTCKMGSPSDTMTVVDPETKVLGIEGLRVVDASIMPAMVSGNLNGPTIMVAEKAADIILGNKPLPKSNAPVYRTKTLETQR